CAGGATGTGGTGACCCAGTTCCAGCGCCTTGTCGCCGTCTAACGGTGCCTGAAGGCGGGACAGCCTGAACGCGATGGCCGCGTGACCTAATCTCAGATCGCAGAGGAACTTGGTCGACTCTCCCTCATCCCTCCTCATCAACCACTCCCTGAACGACGGGTGGAAGAACATGTACGTGTTGTCCAGTCGTTTCACGAGGAATCCAGAGAGCATCTGATACAATATCACTTTGTTGTACATCAAATAGGCGGACTGAAAGGTGTTACAGTAAAATTTCCCTGCTAGTCGTTCACTTTTACACATGCTAGCCTTGGAACTATCGAGATTCGAATGATGACACTTACGTAGTTCATCCTCCAGTGATAGCGAAACAACAAACCGAGTTAGAGCAATCACTACAAAATTCCTGAGACAACTTACTTTGAATCTCTGTAGAAAATCCTCCCACGAAACGAAGTGGTCCGTGTTCAAGGAGTTGACGGAGTAGAAGATCTCCGGCAGAGTGAGCGGATAGAGGGCCGCCAGGCAGACACCCAGCAGAGGTTGAACCCTGTCAAATGAGGTCGTGGTAGGGAACCTCAGGTTGAAGTGCAGTTGAAAGATCTGTGCCAGGGAAACCGGCAGGACCTGGAGCACAACATTCTTCAGGGTAACTCTGGATTCTTTCCTTCCTCGTGAAAGCGATACGATCTGGGGCTCACCTTGTAGCTGGCTGATTTAGCCACCAAGTGTCCACTCTCGATAAGATCGAGCGTCAGCTTCGCGAAGAGAAAGCTGCCTCTGGCTAGTGCGAGCAGATGCGAGGCGAATCTCGTTTGATTCGCGCTACACGAAGACTCGCTCTTCCCGTTCACCGACGCTGTCACGTTCGTCTGGATGGCTGGACTTTGAGCTAGCCTGTAGCCTATGTAGTCGGACAGGTCTCTGGTGACGTTGCTTCCGGTGCTGTCGTTCGAGGCCCTGTCTAACGAGACTCTGGTGTACGGTAGCTGCTTGGCGCACTCTAGGAGCTGCGTCCTCACTGTGCAGACGATCTTCAACCAACTGGGGAAGTTGGGTGCGTGCCTCGTCAGAAACGACGCTATGGTGTCGCCTCTGTCTGGTCTGTGGTACTCGGCTTCGCATACGGCGTCGATTAATATTACCTGAAGTTTCATTTAGATTACACTTAACCTAGCTGAATGGGTAATTAAACAATTGAATCCATATTTCTATCGTACCATGTTAGTATCGGGCAGTCTGCTCATCTTCTTGAGGGTGCACAGAGGTTCGATGATGCCTCTGGAAAGCGCGAGGTCCGGGTCAACGGTGCACTCTCTCTGCGACAGAGAGCCTTGAATGTGAGGTTCAGAGAGCAGGTACTCCCTATAAGAGATCAACTGAGGCGCCTGACAAAGCTGCGCCGCTAACGAATGTATCAGGTCCGGCACCAGACAAGTACTATTATTATCCGCCTGGCAGAAGTGATACGCCACCACATGTGACGCCAATTCTCGAACCTGTAAATCGTCATTCAATCAGCATCGAATCAAAGGTATCCCTACAATCGGACCTCACCTTCTCGTTCGTGTAGCGTATGCTGGCCTGCAACGCCGAGGTGCAGGTCGGCTTCTCTTTCTCTTCAGCCTCCTCGCTGATCTCCAATGAAAGGGGCTGCTCCCGCCTTCTTCCGAAACAGCTGTGTTCCACCAGCTGCAGAACCAGCGCAGTCTTTCCGGTTCCAGGTGATCCAGAGACTAGTACTCCGGGACTGGAACCGTTCACCACCGACTCCAGCTCTTGCAGCAGCCATTGGCGGCCGGTGAAGAGGGGGTCGGTTTCGAGGAGAGGTACTTCGAAGAACAGGGGCTTCAGGGTTAACTGGGTCGCGTGGTGTTGCACGAAACGTACTGCAATTGAAGTAATTTGTGTTAGACGTTATTTAGGTATGATTGAACAACTGTGAGGATTGATGGAggcttgggatttgaggatgtttgGGAACCTTGCAAACCTGATGAACTTGTGaatgcaaaatttgaaagtggCAATGAATTGGTAGctgtaaataataaatcttaCACTTGGCGTCAACAGTCCCCTTCAAGTTGCCAGCCCTGGCCGACCTCCTAGCGCAGGACCGTCTGTTCTTAAACTGGCCGAGCTCGTCGCTCTGGCCAGGTTGCGAGGCGTTCACGGAATGTCTTCTAGGAGTTAACGGGCTCGAGCTGCCATTCGACAGTCCCGAAACGGAGACGGACATCGACATCGACATAGACGTGGACGCGGACACCGACGTGGATATCGAAGCTAGGCTCCCAGCGCTGTCGCAGTCCCTCGACTTGCTTTTGCCCTTGACTTTCGCCTTGGGTTTGATGGGGCACCTCAGCGCCGCAGCCGCTTCGGCCTCGCTAGACGTCCCCGTCAACGTGGACACAGGACTCGTATTCGTCGAGGCCAAGGTCTGCGTCTCGAAGCTGGTCAGACTGCTAAAGGATGCCGCCGAGCTGTCGTGACCTTGGATGGGCACCCTCGATTGGACCGGACCCGCACGATTCGAGGCACCTGGCAGGTCCGTGGTGTCCACGCTGCTGTTCGCCCTCGTGTTGGAGCCCAGAAGGAGACCCAGCCTCATGTAGAGGTCCGACTGCGAGGACTTCCTGGTCTTCGAGGACAGAGGCTTCACGCAGCCGCCTTCGTCATCTGAACATCACAAAATCTCTTTAAGTTCTCCACATTAAGCAATCCAGTCCACATTACGTGGACATTTCACAAAGGATGCAACACAAAATCCTCTACTCGACTCCGGTCCGCTGAAATGAAAACGTGCTCACACCAAACAAGTAATGAAAACATGCTTCTAAAGTGCTCTACGAAAGGTGCAGAAACAGGAAAATCCTAGTGAGTCCTTCGAAGTGTTCTCAAGCACACGACAATGCACACTCGATTCTATAAGTGTCCTGCCTGTGACTTTGCTCCTCTGGATGAGCTGGTTCAACCCATCGTTCGCGGTCCCCTGGCTGTTGCTCCACAACGATTTGATTTTCCCCAGCACTACACCCGGCCATCTTGACCTGCCCTCCCAGGACGAGGCCATCCAAGCTACGTCCATCATTAATTAGTCCCTGATCCTCTGTCGTTAGACGCTGAATTTTGTTGGGTGGAATTGAAGCTTACCTGACAGGGCTGATGGGTTATCGTTGGTGGCTGGTTCGGGGGAGGATGCTCGGCGGGACGACCTCTGGGGCACGAACGAGCTCCTGAGCACTTTCGGGTTCAGGAAGAACCTCTTCCGCTGGTTTGGCGGGGTGGGACAACCTGTGAGGGTAGTTTGGTATTATAATTTGAGTAATTGAACTTTGACTAATAGCTTCTTGCTATAATAGTGTAGCGTTAGTAGTGTTTGAGTATTAAGTTAGTATGTATTTGATTATTGTCATCAAAGTGGGTTGACATACTTTGCGTCATCATCTGAAGCTTCTGCCGGCCTTGGGACTCGGGCAGTGCCGGTGGTTTGTTCTTCAGACCCTTGGCCAGCCCCGAAGAGGACACACTGTCATCTCGCTGCTGCacaaagtacaaaatatttttttttaattttcattaacaaagtcaagcagaaaattattatttaagtgGAAGCTAGTTGTCATTAAAGTacagaaaaattttttaaatgatttttaaattactctAAATGACATGATAAAAtaatacttcatttttaatgttcCAATTATACATCTAGTATGAGtacaacatttttttatttgtcatattaGTTACCAATGATACcaaaaaaattttcttaaaagtgAAAGAGTCATTCAACTGCTGAAACATTTATTTGcgatagtaaaaataaaaaagataattCATGAACTGCAGATTACGCGTTTACGAGTGCTTGTAAACATCGAGGCCTTAAAAATTCGTCCAGGTGAAAGTTACAGCGCAATAAAAAGATAAACAAGCATCGACAATTAGGCACGAGTCGTATGAAGTTGTTATCAAACGATTTTCAGCGAACAATACGCGGCATTTCCAGTTTGGAAAGTGTCGATGATGATGCTTACGTGCATGACTCGTGACGGAAGATTGGCTCTCGTGGTGACTTTCGTACGAGGTCTGGGGCTGCCGCAGAGAGAGTTCACCGTTGATGACTCATCGATCCAGCCGTCCGTGGGCGCGAGGATGGACACGGGCCCTGAAGAGTCGGTGAACCCCTCCCTGAAGGGTCCCTCCAGGCCGTCGTCGTCGTTGAAGTCGGCGTGCAAGCAAAACGGGCATGCTTCGCTGCGGAACAGACAGGAATAGCAACGCTCGTGGCCGCACGAGTCGATTACTCGACGTTTCTTCCCCTTATCGAACGGCATCTCGCAGGATGGACAGGTTGAGCCTCCCAGCATCCCCGTCGACTCCACGAGTGCTCGGATCTGCGCCAGATCTGAAACGATTAGGAGAGGAGGATTAAGACTTCACTTTGATTAGAAAAGTTCAGATTTACTTCTTTGAAATATACAGTGATAGACTTCAAATTCGAGAGCAGGTACAGTTAGCAGATATTGATTGTGGTAGTGATTACAATGCGAGTTACTAACAATTCTAATCAATAAGTGCTATGTCACTCAGGAAGTATAGCTAATAATGTAGGACACTTCAGAAaaatatgtgtgtgtatgtgttatCGAGGTTCAAGTCTAACAGACTCCACAGGTAGCCTAAACCCAATAAGTAGTATGTCTCTCAGGAAGTATAGCTTATTAGTTACGTTATTATGTGGGACACTTCAGAaaaatatgtgtgtatatatctTATCGAGATTCAAGTCTGACAGACTCCACATGCAGCCTAAATCTTCCCTACTCAAAATAATAGG
The nucleotide sequence above comes from Megachile rotundata isolate GNS110a chromosome 13, iyMegRotu1, whole genome shotgun sequence. Encoded proteins:
- the rols gene encoding zinc-RING finger and ankyrin repeat domain-containing protein rolling pebbles; this encodes MAPPDRHRSPRPGSGLSLSVLDLAQIRALVESTGMLGGSTCPSCEMPFDKGKKRRVIDSCGHERCYSCLFRSEACPFCLHADFNDDDGLEGPFREGFTDSSGPVSILAPTDGWIDESSTVNSLCGSPRPRTKVTTRANLPSRVMHQRDDSVSSSGLAKGLKNKPPALPESQGRQKLQMMTQSCPTPPNQRKRFFLNPKVLRSSFVPQRSSRRASSPEPATNDNPSALSAWMASSWEGRSRWPGVVLGKIKSLWSNSQGTANDGLNQLIQRSKVTDDEGGCVKPLSSKTRKSSQSDLYMRLGLLLGSNTRANSSVDTTDLPGASNRAGPVQSRVPIQGHDSSAASFSSLTSFETQTLASTNTSPVSTLTGTSSEAEAAAALRCPIKPKAKVKGKSKSRDCDSAGSLASISTSVSASTSMSMSMSVSVSGLSNGSSSPLTPRRHSVNASQPGQSDELGQFKNRRSCARRSARAGNLKGTVDAKLRFVQHHATQLTLKPLFFEVPLLETDPLFTGRQWLLQELESVVNGSSPGVLVSGSPGTGKTALVLQLVEHSCFGRRREQPLSLEISEEAEEKEKPTCTSALQASIRYTNEKVRELASHVVAYHFCQADNNSTCLVPDLIHSLAAQLCQAPQLISYREYLLSEPHIQGSLSQRECTVDPDLALSRGIIEPLCTLKKMSRLPDTNMVILIDAVCEAEYHRPDRGDTIASFLTRHAPNFPSWLKIVCTVRTQLLECAKQLPYTRVSLDRASNDSTGSNVTRDLSDYIGYRLAQSPAIQTNVTASVNGKSESSCSANQTRFASHLLALARGSFLFAKLTLDLIESGHLVAKSASYKVLPVSLAQIFQLHFNLRFPTTTSFDRVQPLLGVCLAALYPLTLPEIFYSVNSLNTDHFVSWEDFLQRFKMLSGFLVKRLDNTYMFFHPSFREWLMRRDEGESTKFLCDLRLGHAAIAFRLSRLQAPLDGDKALELGHHILKAHVYRGVAPCWPSRDLQAIWLASSTECVSSALCTLRNIYSPNVKVSRLLLLAGASPNHITEYLGNAPALCMYAHEGSVEMVSLLLEFGADVELTNSQGCTALSLAASRGHCDVVRRLAAAGASLGHTDMAGQCPLVHAARHGRLSVVGYLLACDWVVPPSEAEAEGSQEIGREEAAQQAVVAAAAQGHESVVEYLLDMAEVIVDRPDTLIGETALTIAAANGSTATVSALLARGASPTAVNAKGLSALMLAAREGHWGTAERLLQGTLSTSTDSLLDDAVSLLDQRDPAGRTSLMLAASEGHTNLIELFLDKGSPLESRDKEGLTALCWACVRGRLAAVQNLIDHGADVNTNDNTGRTPLDLAAFQGNPKLVQLLLEKGAAVEHVDLHGMRPLDRAIGCRNILVVQCFLRRGAKLGPATWAMAAGKPDVLLILLNKLLEDGNVLYRKNRLKEASHRYAYALRKFPTSPEEDCQGQEQGHMMLQLQTFAQLRLNFLLNLSRCKRKMNECAEAIELADEALKVRSVSYEAFYARAKARVDSGLLEDALSDVQEALQMAPSQNRQDRRVLLALREEIISRLDGAGTSKGSEPCRSRLRASVDTLTEL